In the genome of Cellvibrio sp. KY-YJ-3, one region contains:
- a CDS encoding 5-methyltetrahydrofolate--homocysteine methyltransferase, with amino-acid sequence MMKKNAVSSLTLIMIAALLGGCGGSDTKIVEREPVPIEDDHDHDDDHDHDDELTQGRLLISAKDQAKVSIIDIKEKQLLEEFTFTEAPSAIYASPSYRYGYVIQRTADLVNVIDSGLSQEDHGDHKDDVIEAPMQMSFNANGSRPTHFTGNHTQSVIFYDGNATTATPASVAVYTESDIANNTAGTRLQYTTHMHGAAQGRGDYLISTVRDAATESTLPDRVAVYKAEAGVFTEQEIFTETCPGLHGSAQNENQIAFGCTDGVLVITQNGDNFTAAKITNPTSFTGTTRIGTVLGDEALEQFVGIAAGQFFALDTTAASITAINWLDTSLATPPTALAYGFADAGELFVILDNQGGLTVIHTHDWVVVDRLQVITSNIAALPTGSRFELAITPGHHIYVSDPIANQIKQVDLDSLNVTDSIQLDFVPNKFTWLGIAEPEGNHH; translated from the coding sequence ATGATGAAAAAGAACGCCGTTTCCAGCCTAACGCTAATCATGATCGCCGCCTTGTTGGGCGGCTGTGGTGGCAGCGACACTAAAATAGTTGAGCGCGAACCCGTGCCCATCGAAGACGATCATGACCATGACGACGACCATGATCACGACGATGAGCTGACGCAAGGCCGTTTGCTGATCAGCGCAAAAGACCAAGCCAAAGTCAGCATCATCGACATTAAAGAAAAACAATTGCTGGAGGAATTTACCTTCACCGAAGCGCCCAGTGCGATTTACGCCAGCCCAAGTTATCGCTACGGTTATGTTATTCAACGCACAGCGGATTTGGTGAATGTGATTGACAGCGGCTTGTCGCAAGAAGATCACGGCGACCATAAAGACGACGTGATTGAAGCACCGATGCAAATGAGTTTTAACGCGAATGGTTCGCGCCCAACCCACTTCACCGGCAACCACACCCAATCGGTTATTTTTTACGATGGCAATGCCACCACTGCCACACCAGCGAGCGTTGCTGTGTATACCGAAAGCGATATCGCCAACAACACGGCGGGCACGCGTTTGCAATACACCACTCACATGCACGGTGCTGCACAAGGGCGCGGTGATTATTTAATTTCCACGGTGCGCGATGCCGCAACAGAAAGCACACTGCCCGATCGCGTTGCAGTTTATAAAGCAGAAGCAGGTGTATTTACTGAGCAAGAAATATTTACCGAAACCTGCCCCGGTTTGCACGGCAGCGCACAAAATGAAAATCAAATCGCCTTTGGTTGCACTGACGGTGTGTTAGTTATCACCCAAAATGGCGACAACTTTACTGCCGCAAAAATTACCAACCCCACCAGTTTTACCGGCACTACCCGCATTGGCACAGTGCTGGGCGATGAAGCGCTAGAGCAGTTTGTGGGCATAGCAGCAGGGCAATTTTTTGCACTGGATACAACGGCCGCCAGCATCACCGCCATTAACTGGTTGGACACCAGCCTTGCTACACCACCCACTGCACTGGCCTATGGTTTTGCCGATGCCGGTGAACTGTTTGTGATTTTGGACAACCAAGGCGGCCTGACCGTTATTCACACCCATGATTGGGTCGTGGTGGATCGCCTGCAAGTGATCACCAGCAACATCGCCGCCCTGCCCACGGGCAGCCGCTTTGAACTGGCAATCACACCGGGCCACCATATTTATGTGAGCGATCCAATCGCCAACCAAATTAAACAGGTGGATCTGGATTCATTAAATGTGACAGATAGCATCCAGTTGGATTTTGTACCCAACAAATTTACCTGGCTGGGTATCGCCGAACCCGAGGGTAATCACCACTAA
- a CDS encoding TonB-dependent receptor, whose product MNKSLLWLALAAASGSALAQVEGVVRDPAGMPIAGATIEVVGTKIRTTANERGEFQLPQVKDKHVELHVRAPDYTHRTLHVHEGDGPVELVLTSTTLEIVNVVGLPWHASNMESAQPVNVLGGETLRERQASTLGETLKHEVGVHSSYYGPVASSPIIRGLEGPRVLVTQNGLDAGDASRVGPDHAVAAEASTARQIEILRGPATLFYGSGAIGGVVNVVDDRVPQSTDTFGEWRLQQDSVADDQLVSASGNTGMGSMGLHLDGFWREADNYKIPGAAEVETHEEHEEEGHDEHSDDRLANSWSEAKGFNAGVSQVMDEGFVGLSYGLLDRQYGIPGHGHGGDEEVDVYADVKQHRLQFLSELNLDHEFFSASNTRFGFTDYEHSEIENGEVGTTFRNETAEARWELFHHPIAEWRGALSLHYKHSDFEAIGEEAFTPPSETGTLALGLMEERHFGDVLVQLGARIEQVKITADNLQVDLNEHDHADEDEDAEEYLRVFSINQEATPFSASAGVVWDFTPGYNIGVSYTHAERTPSAAELLSFGPHIGSGLYEVGALLQLVNDEDGEFHFDLARSDLELETSNNIDISLRKFEGDFGFILNAFYNRIGDYYYLADTGLTRESGDAHDHGAEDEHDHSSELPVFIYQARDAELYGFETEFVWQLAAPLKLSLTSDYIRAQLVDGGDLPRIPPLRVGVRAEYEVGNWRAELSSQHYFEQDNIDSFETTTDAYTLVDMQVSYALSDGLKIYVKGNNLTDEYARVHASFLKDKAPLPARSFALGVSGSF is encoded by the coding sequence ATGAACAAATCCCTTTTGTGGTTGGCGCTGGCGGCGGCGAGTGGTTCGGCCTTAGCGCAAGTTGAAGGTGTGGTGCGTGACCCGGCGGGGATGCCGATTGCGGGGGCGACGATTGAGGTGGTGGGTACCAAAATCCGTACTACCGCGAATGAGCGCGGTGAGTTTCAGTTGCCGCAGGTGAAGGATAAACACGTCGAGCTGCATGTGCGTGCGCCCGACTACACCCACAGAACCTTGCATGTGCATGAAGGCGATGGCCCGGTGGAGCTGGTACTCACCAGCACCACGCTGGAAATTGTGAATGTGGTGGGCCTGCCTTGGCATGCGTCCAATATGGAATCGGCCCAGCCGGTGAATGTGCTCGGCGGCGAGACGTTGCGCGAGCGTCAGGCATCTACTCTGGGTGAAACCCTGAAGCATGAAGTGGGTGTGCATTCCAGCTATTACGGCCCGGTGGCAAGCAGCCCGATTATTCGCGGCTTGGAAGGCCCACGGGTATTAGTCACCCAAAATGGTTTGGATGCGGGCGATGCCTCCCGTGTTGGCCCCGACCATGCAGTCGCGGCGGAAGCCTCTACCGCGCGCCAAATTGAAATTCTGCGCGGCCCGGCGACGTTGTTTTACGGCAGTGGCGCGATCGGCGGGGTAGTGAATGTGGTGGATGACCGCGTTCCGCAAAGCACCGATACCTTTGGTGAGTGGCGCTTGCAACAGGATTCCGTCGCCGATGACCAACTCGTCTCTGCCAGTGGTAATACCGGCATGGGCAGTATGGGTTTGCATTTGGATGGTTTCTGGCGCGAGGCGGATAACTACAAAATCCCCGGTGCTGCAGAAGTAGAAACCCACGAAGAGCATGAAGAAGAAGGCCACGACGAGCACAGCGATGATCGCCTTGCCAACTCCTGGAGCGAAGCCAAGGGTTTTAATGCTGGTGTCAGTCAGGTAATGGATGAAGGATTTGTTGGCCTGTCCTACGGTTTGTTGGATCGCCAATACGGCATTCCCGGTCATGGCCACGGTGGCGACGAAGAAGTGGACGTGTACGCCGATGTGAAACAACATCGCCTGCAGTTTTTGAGCGAGTTGAATCTGGATCACGAATTTTTTAGCGCCAGCAATACACGTTTTGGTTTTACCGATTACGAGCACAGCGAAATCGAAAACGGTGAAGTGGGAACAACCTTCCGCAATGAAACCGCTGAAGCGCGCTGGGAATTATTCCATCACCCGATTGCCGAATGGCGCGGCGCATTGAGCCTGCATTACAAACACAGCGATTTTGAAGCGATTGGTGAAGAGGCATTCACACCGCCGAGCGAAACCGGAACGCTCGCGCTCGGTTTGATGGAAGAGCGTCACTTTGGCGATGTGTTAGTGCAGCTCGGTGCACGTATCGAGCAGGTAAAAATTACGGCGGATAATTTGCAGGTTGATCTGAATGAACACGATCACGCCGATGAAGATGAGGACGCTGAAGAATACCTGCGCGTATTTTCCATCAACCAGGAAGCAACGCCTTTTAGTGCATCAGCGGGTGTGGTATGGGATTTCACTCCCGGTTACAACATCGGTGTTTCTTATACTCACGCCGAACGCACGCCCTCTGCTGCCGAATTATTATCCTTCGGCCCACATATTGGTTCCGGTTTGTACGAAGTGGGTGCGCTGTTGCAATTAGTGAATGATGAAGACGGCGAATTCCATTTTGATTTAGCGCGCTCCGATTTGGAATTGGAAACCTCTAACAATATCGATATTTCCCTGCGCAAATTTGAAGGCGATTTTGGTTTTATCCTCAACGCCTTTTACAACCGCATCGGCGATTATTATTACCTCGCCGACACCGGTTTAACCCGTGAAAGTGGTGATGCGCACGATCATGGCGCGGAAGATGAGCACGATCACAGCAGCGAATTACCGGTGTTTATTTATCAAGCGCGCGATGCCGAACTCTACGGTTTTGAAACCGAATTTGTGTGGCAATTAGCCGCGCCGTTAAAGCTCAGCCTCACTAGCGATTACATTCGCGCGCAATTAGTGGACGGCGGCGATTTACCGCGCATTCCACCGCTGCGTGTGGGCGTGCGTGCAGAATATGAGGTAGGTAACTGGCGCGCGGAATTAAGCAGCCAACATTATTTTGAGCAGGACAACATCGATTCATTTGAAACCACTACCGACGCTTACACCCTGGTGGATATGCAAGTGAGTTATGCGCTGAGTGACGGCTTAAAAATTTATGTGAAAGGTAACAACCTCACCGACGAATACGCGCGCGTCCATGCGTCATTCCTTAAAGACAAAGCTCCCCTGCCCGCACGCTCCTTTGCGCTGGGTGTGAGCGGTAGTTTTTAG